TTAGCTCTCGATGGTGGCGGGGTTGGTGGACTTGGACTGGATGTGACCGAAGCTGATCTTCTGGAAGGAACGGTCGATGATGGCGATATTAGCACATCTGTCTTCTTAGCAGGTTGTGGTGGAATAGGTTTAGACTTCTTCGAAACTGATGCTTTGATTTCATGTTGGGTCTTCTCTTTATCGTTTGCCAATGCTGGTTGTAAAATCGAGTGCGGTTTTTGAGAAGCTGGTCTGGTTGGAAGAGGTGGACGATCTTCATCTATACTAATCTCATTCGTATCTAGGTCAGGAGAAGAATCTGTGTCCGAATTGAGATCGGTTCTTTTCTCCCTAAGTGCATTTTGGATTGGGTATGAACGGAGATCGGAGTTTCTACGTCTCAAACTAGTGTATCTGGAGTCATCATCGCTATCTGACTCCAAGTATTTTTTAGAAGAGGTTTTCAGTTTATCCTTCATTTTATTGATTCCACCAAGTGCCTGTTTAGCCAGTGGAGCagatttttctttggcTGAATGGAGCAATTGGCTGGACgatgaagtttttctttcataTCTAGGTTGGACGCTTTCACCTGGAGCCGATCTATCACCAGTACGGTCATATCTCGAAGATGAAGAGTTCCTGGACTTTCTATAGTTATCAGTGACATGAATAGACCTTTCGTCTTGCTGTTCATCTTCGTATTCATGATCGACATCACTATCGGGGAATAGAGATGTGGGAATTTCCCTAGAACCAGAGGGCTTACTGGAAACATCCCTTCTTCTTGTGGGTAATGGTGGTGGTACTCCATGATCAAGAGAATGCTCACTTTCGGTTTCTTTCTCTAATGATGCTTGTCTCAAAATCGGTTTTCTGGCTGGAAGGGTTGGTGGTGCTAACTCGTCGTTGTGTGTGTCCTCTTCATGTTTTCTTGATGATACACGTGGAGGGAGGTTCCTCTTCGGTGGTGGTGGGAATATGTTCTTTTTAAGAGGAGAACGCATACCCTCGGCAAAATCCATAGTATCATTGGCATTACTTGGATTGGAACTTTTCAGTGGTGAGGCCGTAGTGGGGGGAATTGATGCTAACCTGAAAGGTGCCACTTTACCCCTAGCTTCATTTGACAGAATAGCAGCTTGATCTCTCTTTGGTGGCAAAGGATAGTTTTTAGTTATCCCTTTCTTGAAAGGACTTGCAAAGTTTTGCCTCAGTTGGTTTCCTGAACTATTTTCTCCAGTTTGCTCAACACTGTCCTGGGTGTCCctttcttcatcagaaCTGAAAGCGTCAGCGGCAACACTCATTGTAATTGCACGAGAAGGCTCCTTTCTAATTGAGGTTTCCGCTTCACCCAAATTAACACTTTTCAAACCACCCTTTAAAGATGCAACGTTAGATTCGTTGGCATTGGTATCATGTGCAGAGTCAGGTGTTAACACTTGGTGGTTTACTGATGCATTAGAGGCTAAGTTGTAACCATTAACGTTTGGTTTTTTCGCAGGTACAGGAGGTAAATTCCTCGGTTTGGGCTTGATAGGTGGAGGTGGTCCCTTTGACATTGGGGTCTGTGCTGGTCTTGGAGGggaaattaaaagaagCTCTATGGAGATAATATAACAATCTCTTCCCATCTGTCAAGTTGCATGCATTTATGCTGGTGTGcgaatttctcaaatttgtATTAGGAAGGGCGCCGTTAATGAATTTCACAGACAAGCGTATTTTGGGAAGCTTCTTACTACTTGATGTTTAACTTttctattattgaaaagatcCTCTAGTTTTTTAACTACTTGAGCAAAGTGAGTTATAAATTAGATCGACGAAGAGATGTAtctgaaaaggaaaatgtGGAATAGCTTAATCctaatgattttttcagtcaactcatttttcaatttagCAAATGCCCATGGAGATCACCATATAAACTACAATTCCAAGGAAGAGTACAACGAACAGATACCTCCAGAGTTTGAAGGATCATGGGAACGCTGGCACATGTTCCATGAACACCAGCTTGATGAGTTTACTCctgatgttttctttcGGATTCATGCCGTTTCAGAAGGACAGAACGTTCTCACGTCCAACGATATTTTGAGGATGTACGGTTTACAGAGGGATGAGATTGTTGGCCAAGGTGACGGTATGGGAGGCCACGACGACAGTGAATTGGTGTCCCCACAACTGAAGGACAAGGTGGTGTCTACGGTGATGAATCTGATGGATAAAGACGGAGATGGCACTATCAGTTTGGACGAGTACTTGAATTTTGCGACAGATGGGGGTGAGTTTCCCGATTTTGGGATTGGTCCTGGTCATGaatatgattttgaagaggAATACGAAAAACACCATTGGCTAGAATTTCATGCAAACGAAGATCCTGATATCAATATTGTCCATAAAGAAGATGTGGAGCACGagcttcttcatcatttccATGAAATCGAACACGACGATGAAGATATGCATGAGAATCCTAATGGAAAGAAACACAATGTACGTAAACCAATATTAGTCAAAAATATCCCTCCAATGTTTCAATATTAGCTGATGATGAGCAGCCTAGTTGTATAAAATACATAGTTATTAGAAAGAGCTCTCAATTGCAAGATATTTCCTTCTACTTTCCTTTGGATAACTTTTAGCCACAGTTGACTTTTGTGTTGTTTGGATAGATGACATTAATATTctgaaaaacagaaatgTCTTGGTTCTGCTTGGCTTTAAGCACTTCCAGAaatatttgttttcttATAGCTAGAAACTTTGTTTCATGGGTGATAGAGAGTCCGCTGTGGGACTTTAATCCAAACACTGCAACCACTTGAGGGAAACAAGTAGAgacaaaaatataatcatTGGTTCTATGTGAATTAACAGGGGATTACCAATCCATTCTTGAGTTCAAAGAATAGTCATAGATTTCTAAATTTGAGGCAGCAACAGTTTTATGAACACATT
The Pichia kudriavzevii chromosome 2, complete sequence DNA segment above includes these coding regions:
- a CDS encoding uncharacterized protein (PKUD0B06210), whose product is MGRDCYIISIELLLISPPRPAQTPMSKGPPPPIKPKPRNLPPVPAKKPNVNGYNLASNASVNHQVLTPDSAHDTNANESNVASLKGGLKSVNLGEAETSIRKEPSRAITMSVAADAFSSDEERDTQDSVEQTGENSSGNQLRQNFASPFKKGITKNYPLPPKRDQAAILSNEARGKVAPFRLASIPPTTASPLKSSNPSNANDTMDFAEGMRSPLKKNIFPPPPKRNLPPRVSSRKHEEDTHNDELAPPTLPARKPILRQASLEKETESEHSLDHGVPPPLPTRRRDVSSKPSGSREIPTSLFPDSDVDHEYEDEQQDERSIHVTDNYRKSRNSSSSRYDRTGDRSAPGESVQPRYERKTSSSSQLLHSAKEKSAPLAKQALGGINKMKDKLKTSSKKYLESDSDDDSRYTSLRRRNSDLRSYPIQNALREKRTDLNSDTDSSPDLDTNEISIDEDRPPLPTRPASQKPHSILQPALANDKEKTQHEIKASVSKKSKPIPPQPAKKTDVLISPSSTVPSRRSASVTSSPSPPTPPPSRAKAPIAPPPRGATAWREPNIDLELESLWYLTDDVSKLPKQLRGLNYQLSHGYVGPKEFKIYAFRLSDLATLRLKLVWKKDCSNPESTLVTETKFIPPPTATKKQLTEGHEKFGEHVANWCEVKEGQTVGDGECWTLAHDALEKSCGKYAFVSTGLKHGALIATYKGQEGKMPSVSLPLVSDEIRRGDILQFKTCVFKYPQRTVTFGAPDHTAIVLDVKPSDQAELDSKLKWLEIIHQNMGGVKKVRVSDIDLCRLACGEVSVYRPVDSSWIVDLAEVVI
- a CDS encoding uncharacterized protein (PKUD0B06220; similar to Saccharomyces cerevisiae YLR250W (SSP120); ancestral locus Anc_1.393), giving the protein MYLKRKMWNSLILMIFSVNSFFNLANAHGDHHINYNSKEEYNEQIPPEFEGSWERWHMFHEHQLDEFTPDVFFRIHAVSEGQNVLTSNDILRMYGLQRDEIVGQGDGMGGHDDSELVSPQLKDKVVSTVMNLMDKDGDGTISLDEYLNFATDGGEFPDFGIGPGHEYDFEEEYEKHHWLEFHANEDPDINIVHKEDVEHELLHHFHEIEHDDEDMHENPNGKKHNVRKPILVKNIPPMFQY